The Dioscorea cayenensis subsp. rotundata cultivar TDr96_F1 chromosome 19, TDr96_F1_v2_PseudoChromosome.rev07_lg8_w22 25.fasta, whole genome shotgun sequence genome includes a window with the following:
- the LOC120283817 gene encoding uncharacterized protein LOC120283817, with amino-acid sequence MSGSPNPLPLFEPPSNPSLRTLIPSSTTAAALILVALFGRLLKPALIVILVSQSETLPEYLTDDEKVRTLVDHLTSNLDDIKALRSLLELKVKTNPLPDAIAIIDHLIALEFDDKDLPLLGSLEEAVLEKPDP; translated from the exons ATGTCCGGTTCCCCAAACCCTCTCCCCCTCTTCGAGCCACCCTCAAACCCCAGCCTCAGGACCCTCATCCCCTCCTCCACAACGGCAGCTGCTCTCATCCTCGTTGCCCTCTTTGGACGCCTTCTCAAGCCAGCCCTCATTGTCATCCTCGTCTCTCAGTCCGAGACCCTCCCGGAATACCTCACCGACGATGAGAAAGTCCGCACACTTGTAGACCACCTCACCTCTAATCTAGACGACATCAAGGCGCTCCGATCCCTACTTGAGCTCAAAGTGAAGACCAATCCACTCCCCGACGCTATTGCCATCATCGACCACCTCATTGCTCTAGAATTTGACGACAAGGACCTTCCCCTCCTCg GTAGCTTGGAAGAGGCGGTTTTAGAAAAACCGGATCCATAG